TCAAGCTCTTCTTCTAAGTCCATCACTTTAAATAAAGCCTCGGTACTTTTATCACATAGTTCATTAGTTTGTTCGACCAACTCATCTCCCCGTGCATCTAATTCGTCTAGGAATAAAGGATCGGCACGATGTGTCACTTCTCTTATATATTGATAAACTATTAGATCAGGTTCATATATATCGTCTAATCTTTCTTCAAGATCAATATAGATTTCATTAAATTCTGATTCACTATAGTATAGTTCAGTTTCATCAAGAATTTCTTCGAGTGTTTTACCACCTACAAAAAAATACTCCACAATAAATTCAAAATATATTTTTTGTTCATCAAAATCTTTTTCTATAATATCCATCAGAGATACAGAAGGCACATTTCCTACGATGCCTAATCTTTCTTTTAGGGCATTATAGTAATCATTTTGCAACTTATGTTTACTCATTCCTTTATCGCGAATTGCATCCAAATAACCAATCAGAAACTTTCTGTCTTCACTATTTAACTTTTTTATGTTATAAATCATTTTTATCTCCAAATCTTATTTCTCTATATAAGAGCTGTGCTATCCGCTACTGTTTTCCTATCTATCAAATCCAAAATTGCTACTTCAATCGAAGGAATACCCGAATGTATCAAAGCTTGCTTATTTTTATCGTTAGTTTCTTCGGCTTTGATTAATTCAGCTTTGATTTTTTCTTTTTTAGCTTTTGGTAATGGGGCGTACTCTTCCAAGTGTAAAGATCTATTTCTGTTTAGTTTTCGTACTAGACCTATTGCATCATATGTCTCATCATATATTGCATCATATTTTGTATCATCTAAAACATCTAAAAAATCGAAGAAATCAACATTTTTAGCTTCTAAAACTGATAATAATGTTTTGATTCCTAATGCAGTAGACGCAGAAGCCGGATAAATATTAGGATTTTCAATACCCTTATCTTTTAAATATTCTCGTACTGCATCTAAAGCATCTTGGATACTTTCTTCACGGGGATGAAAACTATCCATCTTATTTGCCACAAAAATAAACCTATCGTATGAACGCTTGCCCGCATTCTTCATTGCCTTAGCTATCTTGTCTAACAAGACATTATCATCAATGATCCCAAATTGAGTAGAATTGATAACATATAGAACTATAGATTCCGGCGAATTCTCAATAGCTTTAAATATTGTTTTTAGATGATCACTGTTCCTAGGGCTATTAGTTCCTGGTGTATCAACTAAAATCAAGTTAGCATCTTTTGAGTTTATAAACGGAATGTCTCCATCTATATGAATTTCCTGAACATTATCATCCATATCTAGCCTCGACATGATGTTGTAATCTAATCTATCTAATTTTTCTAATACATTATCATCTTTATCAAATGCTGTAGCTCTGTACCTTTTTTTATCATTATCTTTGATTCGAATGATTGATGCTGTACTTGCGTAATCATATGCTGGTATTAATTTTTCACCCAGCATCGCGTTGATCAAAGTTGATTTACCTGAACTCATCGTTGATATGCAATACACATTTATAGGTTTAAACATTTCTTCTTGCTTTCTTATTTGTTCAACCAATAATTCTTTTTTTGCAATTAACTGTTTGCGATGCTTTTCAACATGATCAATTTGTTGATTTAAATTTGAAACAATATTTTCTAGTTCCTTTATTTTACTTTTCAATATCATTCACCCTCTCTACACTAGATACTACGCACTCCTAAAGAAATTTCCCATCTTCTAACTATTTTGAAAGTATCGCTCATACGATCTTTTTTTCGAAAACTGATCTCACCCTCATCAATTTTCAAAATATTTAGCTCTTTTTTACTGTACTTAGGCGAAGTTCTGACTATTTCAGCTATTTTGGCATAAAATGCATCTAGCTTGTCAAATGGAATAATTCCTTCCTCAGCTAACTCGTTTGATTGTTTATATTCGTCACCATTGACATATCCAAAGAAAGTGACTTCATAACTTGTCTCTGTCACTAATGCAAGCAGGTCAATATTACGAATACCATATTTTTCTAGCTTTTTGGCTGCATTTTGAATCTCTTTTTCCATTATCTACACCTCTGGCTTAAATGTAATTGGTGTTTTAAATCCTGTTGTTTCATTTCTTACTGTAACAGTAATTTCGGAGGGTTTTCCATCCGCATCATATTTTTTGATGACCGAAGTGATGGTAGGTTTTTCCCCATATTCTTCCATACTGTCGATACGATTTTCTAAACTCTCATAATCTTCTTTATTGATCGAATCTTTAACTTCATCTAGCCCTTCGATCGACCCTTCATCATTGTAAAAAATACCTTCTACAGCTTTTTTACCATCAACTTCTTTTTCAACTTTTATCTCACTCGGACGATCGCTGCCTTCCGGATATACAATCTCTCCTTTTAAGTTAACATCATGTCCTTCTTTTAGATCATTTGCACATCCATTTTCAAATTGCTTGTAGTCTCCTCGATTGATAACATTTCGCATAGGCACTAGATTTTCTAATCCACTTGCCCCGCCAAAGATCCTAGCGATCAAATGACCACCATCATCATTTTCAAGTCGATCTTTACCTCCGACTTCCTTTTGAGCATCAAGATCTCGCTCAGAATTTGGTGTAGACTCTAATGTAGCTTCAAATGAAGTGATTCTACTATTCTCGTCTGTTTCATAAATTCCACTTCCAGCAACGTACTGATTATTTGGAAGTAGTTTTCCTTCTTCTTTATACAACTGACCGGTATCATCTGTTTCATATTCTTTTCCATCGATCTCATATAATGAATTTTCATCATATGAGATCGTTTGCTTAGTTTCTTGATCTTCTTTTAATATTGCAGAAACTTGTTTTGCGATTGGAACATCCAAAGAGGCGAGATCGTCAGTTTTTTCCATCTTTTCAGCATCATATAAAATTTCAGGTGAAAAGCTTTGACCGAATTCTTTGAATTCAATAGGTCTAACCATAGATTACTTCTCCCTTCTTTTTCAATGCAGTGACCCAAGCATTATAAATGTTGCTTTCATTAAAGATATCTAGACTACTTTTTTTCATAAGCAATTGTGCAGTTGCTAAAATATAATCAGCCTGTAACTGTGGGATTTGTTTGTGGATCACTTCAATGATCATCTTATCTAATTCATCTACACTTCGAGCTTTTTTCAAAGTAGCAGATTCTTTTTCAACATCTAAAAGATCCCAGATCATATTTGCTTGATCATGGATGTCAGCATTTTTCTTATAGTCTTTTAAAACTTTTTGAATAGTTATCTTATTTCGCGGTAAGATCTTAGAGTTTGCTATACTCTTGGTCAGTTTTTTTATATTGATCTTTTCTGGAGTATTGACTCGATCTTTAAGGATCAATTTTAAGACCTGCTCTTTTAATTTTCCTGTTTCAGTGTCAACTCGTTGAACATGAGTGTAACTATAACGAGATTCTTTTCCTTTAAATTTATTAACTTTACACAAGACAGGCTCGACCCAGTCATTTTGATAAACTACTGATACTCCTTTAGGTAGCCGTGCGATCTCAGCAATTTGTCCATCATTTAATCCAGCAGACTTACCCACTAGATTTCGATCAAGCTCATCAGGTAGACGTAAAATAACTTTTGTATTGGTATTTTTGATGGCTGAAATATCTACTGAGCTTGGTGACTGGTCTACGATCACAAACCCTTCACCATATGTCCGCATTTCAGCGATCGAATTGGAGATCATTTCAACGGATTTTCCACCTAGATTAGGATTCTCTGGGTTTTGTTCTGTTGTAGTTCGTTTTAAAATATTATGCGCTTCTTCTAACACTGTAATGTGTTTCAAGTTTATGTTCATTTCTTGAGTAGAAACCATTCGATATTCATTTAAACGCATGATCAAAATC
This window of the Ligilactobacillus faecis genome carries:
- a CDS encoding dynamin family protein gives rise to the protein MKSKIKELENIVSNLNQQIDHVEKHRKQLIAKKELLVEQIRKQEEMFKPINVYCISTMSSGKSTLINAMLGEKLIPAYDYASTASIIRIKDNDKKRYRATAFDKDDNVLEKLDRLDYNIMSRLDMDDNVQEIHIDGDIPFINSKDANLILVDTPGTNSPRNSDHLKTIFKAIENSPESIVLYVINSTQFGIIDDNVLLDKIAKAMKNAGKRSYDRFIFVANKMDSFHPREESIQDALDAVREYLKDKGIENPNIYPASASTALGIKTLLSVLEAKNVDFFDFLDVLDDTKYDAIYDETYDAIGLVRKLNRNRSLHLEEYAPLPKAKKEKIKAELIKAEETNDKNKQALIHSGIPSIEVAILDLIDRKTVADSTALI
- a CDS encoding DNA/RNA non-specific endonuclease, with translation MVRPIEFKEFGQSFSPEILYDAEKMEKTDDLASLDVPIAKQVSAILKEDQETKQTISYDENSLYEIDGKEYETDDTGQLYKEEGKLLPNNQYVAGSGIYETDENSRITSFEATLESTPNSERDLDAQKEVGGKDRLENDDGGHLIARIFGGASGLENLVPMRNVINRGDYKQFENGCANDLKEGHDVNLKGEIVYPEGSDRPSEIKVEKEVDGKKAVEGIFYNDEGSIEGLDEVKDSINKEDYESLENRIDSMEEYGEKPTITSVIKKYDADGKPSEITVTVRNETTGFKTPITFKPEV